acccagtcacttatctatctatctatctatctatctatctatctatctatctatctatctatctatctatctatcctgtcacttacctgtctgtctatccatccacccagtcacttatctatctatctatctatctatctatctatctatctatctatctatctatctatctatctatcctgtcacttacctgtctgtctatccatccaaccagtcacctatctatctatctatctatctatctatctatctatctatctatctatctatctatctatctatctatcctgtcacttacctgtctgtctatccatccaaccagtcacttatctatctatctatctatctatcctgtcacttacctgtctgtctatccatccacccagtcacttatctatctatctatctatctatctatctatctatctatctatctatctatctatcctgtcacttacctgtctgtctatccatccacccagtcacttatctatctatctatctatctatctatctatctatctatctatctatctatctatcctgtcaCTTACCTgactgtctatccatccacccagtcACTAATCtgactatccatccatccagtcacttatctatctatccatccatcctgtcACTTACCTGTCTGCCTTTCCATCCACCCAGTCACTAATCtgactatccatccatccagtcacTTATCtgattatccatccatccagtcacTTATCtgattatccatccatccaatcacttctgattatccatccatccagtcattTATCTGTCTGACTatccatccataaatccatccatccacccatctgtgaatctatccatccactcagTCActtatctgtctatccatccatccatccatccatccgtccatttgTAGGTCCATCTATTCACCCAGTcacttatctgtctgtctatccatccatccatcggtCTGTCTATACATACATCCATTCACCTGtaaatctatccatccacccaatcaCTTatttgtctatccatccatccagccatcggtctatccatccaccctgtcacttatctgtctgtctatccatccatccacccatctctaGGTCTATCCATCCACTGTcacttatctgtctgtctgtctatccatccatccaccaatctCTAGATCTATCCATCCACTCTTTCActtatctgtctatccatccatccaccaatctCTAGATCTATCCATCCACTCTGTCACTTATCTGTCTggctatccatccatccacccatctctagatctatccatccactctttcacttatctgtctgtctatccatccatccacgcaTCTGTAGGTCTATCCACCCACCCTGTcacttatctgtctgtctttgcacTTGTCCACTGGTATGTCAGCACATTTGTCCacctttcactctctctcagtcactACATGTCTTTCTAccactccacctgtctgtctatccatcttgCTACCCGTCTGCATGCCCCCAGTAtctgccttcctgtctgtccATCACCTTGCCCAATCTGTCTCCCAGGAGACACACAGACCCTCTGccatgtttgttaatgtgtCCAGCACTCACCGATTTGCTGTTGCGCAGCTTTGCTATAGAGGTCACACACTCCGTGTTGCTGTAGCTTGTCTCCATCTCCTCTGGAATGTCCTCCAGTCCTCCATGTCCCTCTCTGTGTGCACTTTCTCCATCGCTCTGGTCTTCTTCTCCACCCGGGTACAGACCGTCCTCTCCTTCCTCTCCAGCTTCCTCCAAATCAGCCAAGAGTTCGTCTGCTAAAGACATCTGCGTAAATAAACGGGgaaatgtgtgttacactgtgaaGTCTTCACACTGCGACCTCAGGGGCAGCAATATCGGGACAAAAATGATCAATGTGACGTATTTTACATCGAGTACATCTTACTTTTATCTAGTTACATCTAAACAAAAGACTTGATGTAAACGAAGTTGTTTGGTTACGTTAGCTTGAACTAATCAGCTAAGGCAGCCGGCTAGCTAAGTAGTTAGCTTTGCTGGAAGGAAAAAACgagtattattttaataattaataagttAATTCTGTTAAACTTACCGCGTCAGGGTGTCTCTAGTGTCTGAAATATATGCAAAAGAgtccaaaaaatatatatcaaaatcCTTAAATGAGAAAAATCAGCAACAACTCATTCGCATACAAACGTTTTAACAGCGCTGCACCGGGTCGCACAGGAAAATGCGTCACTTATAAGCGCAGGAAATCGAACAGTCTTCTGGGAAATGTAGTTTATAACCAAAATGTGCACGCTACATTTTAAACCAGACAAATAAAACgcaaatttaatattaatatttttttatttcattgtctgtaccgcttatccgatctatactcgggtcacagggagcctgtgcctatctcaggcatcatcgggcatcaaggtaggacacaccctggacggagtgccaaacCGTCACAgggcgcgcgcacacacacattacgggcaatttagagactccaatcaacCTAGTAGCATAtatttggactgtgggaggaaacccaccaagcacagggagaacatgcaaactccacacacacagtgaacgagactcgaacccaggacgtgTGAAGCGAGCGTGCTAACCATTAAACCACTGTGccacctaataataataatatgtgaaaacaaacaaacaaacaaactccaaCACACCTGTTTTATAAGCCAATACAATTTATTTTCATCAAACAGTTCGTTAAATGTTTCACAGTTTCCTTCCCCCCCCTCCTTAAGAAACCTCGCAATGATACAGCTGCTGAAATCCACTTTTACAAATGAGCTGGTTTTACTGGGTCTCTGACACTGGTTAATCAAATTAAACATGAATCGGACGTGCTTTCGgacgttgttgttttttttttcgttttgtttttttttcttttgaaattgCTATCGAACGTAAATAACGGAAGGAGCGTGTGTCGAAACACTCCAAAGTAACGTATACGGAGAGACACGCTAGAGGGACAAAAAATTCGGTACAGACTAACATCTAGGTAAATATGTGTGTAGGTAAATAATGTCAGATATTGCAAAGCTTATGGAGGCGGAATAACTGGGGGTTCTGACGCCATGTAGCACCTGATAGTTAAAATAATGCATAACATCCAAGACAAAGTAAATGTGCAAGTCAGGGTCAGGGTGGATGAAGAgttggttaaataaataaataaacattctgcAATTAAAAACACGGTATAAAACAGAACCGTTGGTAgcagtacattttttttcttcttcttcttcttctcgcGTGCAGTCTAAGAATAAAGGAGAAATAAATCCTAAAATGAGTTTGTACACCAAGTTATTCATTTGTACAAAGACTAAAAGAGCACTGAACTGTTAACATACACGGACGTCGGGTTCGCCTCGACTGCAACGAGAACAAATTTACACTTAGTGTCGGGCGTGTGCCGAGGATCAGGACTGCGACAAAACCGTTTAGTTTCAGTAAAACACCGCTGCCACTTCATTTCTAGTCACGCGCTAATTGTGGAGTGAACATCAGCAGGCAGCAGCACAGCCTTTTACACACTGATCGGTGTAGTTAACGTGGGAACTCAGGTTTTTGTATCTGATTTAAAAATCTATTATGTTtcacagtctctcctctaccTTTCAGCTGTCTCTCCGTGATACTACCGCAACCTGTCCGCTCAGCACACGCCTAACACTTCTACTGAagctcacagacagacaggtactgGTCGAAGAAAAAGTGCTGCTTCCCCTTTTCTGAATACAGAATACAAATTTACTTTAAAGAAGCCATGAAAATAGAGCGGTGAAGCTGGTACGACCGGAACGAGACTCCTATTGCATAGCCGTGAACTCTGTTTCAGATTAGACAAGTtcctgaattttttatttttatttttattttctttctccagcctcgagaaaaaaaaaaacaggagtctgaatttaaaaaaataacctcTGGGTGGAGCGTCACTCCAGAGCGCTACATATTTCCTTagggcgcgcgcgcgcgcgcgtgtgtgtgtgtgtgtgtgtgtgtgtgtacatcaaaGCGTGTCAGACTAAATGAGGGTCATCAGCAGGACTGACGGTGAAGCGCGATGATGCTGACGTTGCTGATGAGCTCAGTGCTGATTTGGACTTTGCGTGCTCTTTGTTCTTGCTGGCTTTGTGCCCACTCGCTCCTGCtgggggaaaataaaaatatatcattttgaaagatatttttacattatttcactgcatatttttttatacttaattaaaaacacaggaAGTAATTTTGCATAAACAATACAGTGCAGTTAGTGAAAACCTTTATTATCGCTCTTTCTCTGTTCGGCGTAAAACAAACCTCAGGAGAATTAAATGCTTACTGTCCAGTCCCCGAGTGGACTGTGTTTCACTGGGTTCCAGACGTGCTACGCTGAAATGCAATCGTGATTACTTGTGTGATTCACACTGCTGAACAAACTAACCGTGTCCATCAAAGTGGGCGGGCTTTCCGAAAGGAGACGGACTTGAAGGGGCAGAGCCGGAACTCAGCTCATTGGTCGGCGTTTCCTGTTGGATAAAAAAATTGACCCGTGATCATCCAACAAATACAGACCGGCGTGCACTAACAGATGTTCAGGAGTGGCAGTTTACCTGATCGAACAGATAGACTGTGACATCATCGAAAAAGGACACGTTCCTCCCGTGGTCGCGGTTCTCTTTGTCGACGGGTTCCTTCGGCGACTTCAGCAAACTCCGCAGTCCTACTCGCTTGTGAACGTCGGTCTCTGTGATGACGATGACCTTCCTAGAGGCCTCGTCCTCctgctcttcctcttcctcgtcCTCTTCGGGATCGCTTCCTGTTGAGAAACCCCGTCTCCGGCCGATTCTGCTTTCCCCTCCGTCCCAGAATCCTTTGGAaccaggagagagaggaagcgaGAGAGGCagtggggggagagagagggagaggcggGCCAGTTTAGCTGAAaaagaggatgatgatgtgataACAGAAGAAGAGAAGACATGTGAGTGTAAGGAAAGAGGTCAaatcaaagtaaatgctgaGGTGGAATTCCACAAATTTTCCATGACTCATCCAGTACAGAACCGGAATAGTTTGTGAATAGTGTGTTCCGTCTTCAGTCATCGgtttctgggattttttttttctcctcaagaACAACCTCAGAGGCCTGATACTGaataaagagtctagaaaaTCTTGTGCCTGAGTTGTTGATTCTGAATGCAGCCCATTAAATGTAACCATAAATGGCCAAAAAGCATGacaaaattcttttctttaacaaaaaaagaatataatagTGTTAACACACTGCTGTGGTATATGAGAAATACTTCAGGGTGTGATGCTCACACTTGATTAGCTTCATTCATGTTTATTTAGAGATAACCGTAAGTCTAAACTATGTCTTGTGAGATGTACacatatcaggcataacattatgaccacctgcctaatattgtgttcccccttttgctgccaaaacagcgctgacccgtcctgcactgtgtattctgacccctttctatcagaaccagcattaacttcttcagcagtttgagcaacagtagctcgtctgttggatcggatcacacgggccagtcttcgctcTCCACgcgcatcaatgagccttggccgcccctGACCCtttcgccggttcaccactgttccttccttggaccacttttgatagatactgaccactgcagaccgggaacaccccacaagagctgcagttttggagatgctctgatccagtgctctagccatcacaatttggctcctcgtcaaactcaaatccttacacttgtccatttttcctgctcctaacatcaactttgaggacaaaatgttcacctgctgcctaatatatcccacccactaacaggtgccatgatgaggagatactcagtcttattacgtcattcattttcatttctggcatttggcagacacccttatccagagcaacttacagtttatctcattttatacaactgagcaattgagggttaaggatctagctcaggggcccagcaattgcagcttggtggacttgggaatcaacctcacaaccttctgacgagtagtccaacaccttaaccactaagctaccacatcacttcacctgttcacaatgttatgcctgatcggtgaagAGCTCTCTGATTCTGAGACGTCCATTATGCTTTACATTATCTGGTACCTAATAAAAATACCTTTCATGGCTTGGTTAGCTGCAGGTGGATCAGGTGTGATTTCAGCCTTCTCTGTCGTTTTCCATGTCCCCGTTTCCACTTCAGCATCTTTACTTTTAGGCAAAACCGGGCTAGATGGGATTGCTTCGTCTTTACTGCAgaggcaaaaaataaacaaaccacaGTCTAGAATACATTCGTGTAAAATTTGGTTGCACAACAGCTGTGGATGAAGACTGAGTAAAGAATAAGGCAATGGTAATTTATATCCACGTGatattttcatatataataCTAGAAGAGGCGGTATTTTTAAGATTTGCAAGCGTCAAACCTCTCAGCTCCCATTGAGGCTTCTTCGTTGGCAGTATCACTGGCAGCGCCGGCGCTGGTTTCTGCCCAAGGATGCAGAATGACGCTGTCAGTAATGGTAGATCCCCAAAGTACGTTGGTTTGAACGTTCTCACTGAGGGAGTACTGCAGTTTTTCTTcacaaatctaaaaaaaagtgtgaagaGCACAAGAAGTCAGGATCAGTAGTCTTTTAGTCGAATTACAGTATGAATGTCACCTTATTTGTAATGCATGGTTACCTGCATCATTAGCCCATTTTTTGCTGGCATCTGCGACAGCAATCGCTGACCTTTGGCACCTTCGCTCATTTGACATGGCGAAAGTGCGGGTGAGATCACTCCCTCCTTCTTTTCCAGCAAAAGCTCGTTTTCTTCGTCCACGGGAATGTCTGAGAGTCCGTGAACCTCCTTGGTCAGCTCAACTCCAGTCTTGCTGTCTGAAATCCCAGAGAGCTCTTGGTCATCCTTGGTGCTTGGCAAGGACTGGTGATTCTTCTTCAAGGACTCTAGTAGTTCCAAGTTCCCTAGCAAGAGGTCCCCTAGAATATCCTCATCTCCGGAAATGCAGCACAACTTCTCAAGCTTTTCGAAATCCTCCAGAGGTTCCTCATCCAAATCCTTCCACTCTGAGATGAGCAATTCCGGGATCGAGTTCAAGGAGCTCTGAGAGATCACTGAGTGAGACTTGCTGTTCCTCAGGTCATCCTCGTTTGTGCAATCCGATACCCGGTGGGTCTGATTTTCAGCGATCAGGGATGGTTTTTGTCCCAGATTCGCAGTAATTCCTTTGCTATGGGTGCTGGTGGAGCATTCAGCCGGGGATAGGTTAAAGGAATCGGCATTGTTAGAGAACACCAATAGACCTTCGTGGTTTGTGACGTCCATCCAGGGTTGATCAGCCGGACCAGACTTGATCTCTATATGGTGCACCGTGTTTGGGAAATTGTTTGGGCCTTGGCAATCGCTCACTTCTGCATGCTGGGAAGCAGCACAGTCCGATATATCCATAGACATTAAGGCGGGAGAGCAGCACTGAACATTGCTGCTATGGATTGCGCAAGGTTCGGCTTCAGCGTTGACAGTGAGGACGGGACAAGACGGAGAATCTGATCTGTCTTTTTGAAGAAATATATCCTCTCTGTTTGATGTTTGGCAGTGATGATCTTCAGCATCCTTGCTAAAGTATGTGTCTTGGTGTGCTGAAGTTAAGTGTGGTTTAATAACGATATTATTTGTGGCCTGGACCTCGTCAGTTTCAGATGTTTCCGTGACCCAGTTATTATTGTGATTGGTATGAGGTTGGGTCAGATTCTTCATGCCTTCAGAAATTTCTGATTCAGCAAATAGCTGTTCACTTTCTCCAACCTCGCTCTTTACATCATGGATGTTCTGAAGTCTGCTAACGATTTGGTTTCCTTCATCTCCTGGAAGTTTATCATCTGCCTCATTTTGGATGTATACCTTGCAATCACCAGAGCTTCTCCTTCCAACACCATTACAGTGAGCGAGAAGCTCTTGATCTGGGTTCTCCATATTATCCACTTCCAAGTTTAAGTTCGCTTCATGTTCTGGTTCTCCATTTTCCACATCAGGATTCTCGTTGTTTTCTTCCTGGTGAACATCAGTCCTCCGTTGAGTTTCAGGAGCTTCCGCAACCCGAGTGGTAAACGTCGGTTGATGTTTCAGATGTTTTTGCTTTTCATCAGTGCAAGTACTTTCATGTGTCTCCATGATGGTGGGATGAGGCTCTGTCTTTGCTAGTTCATCATTTTCTACTTCCCAGAATTCATGGCTCGTGCCAAATATAACGTCCTCTGTGCACTTGTTTTGTCCGAAACCTGGAAAGAATTCTGACGCTAGCTCTTTTTCGGCTCCCTTAGCTGATGCTGTTTGGCCGTTTTCAGCCAATGCCCACTGGTCGTTTTCAGTTGATGCCCACTGGTCGTCATCACCTGATGTCCATTGGTCATTTACACTTGGTTCCCGGGTGTCAATTTTATCAGGTGATCTCCTGTCATTTTCAGTGATTAACCATGGGTTCTTCTCAGGCGATGCCCACTGGTCGTTTTCAGCCAGTGTCCACTTGTCATTTTCTGCTGTCCAGATTTGATGATCATCTTGTTGAAGTCGAGGACAAATAACTGCTTCCTTCAGAGATCTGGAATCAGCATCTTCAAGAGCGTTCCATAATTTCTCTGAGTTCACATTTAGCTTCTTCGGGATGTCCTCCCCAAAGCTGTCAAAACATTCCTTTTGAGAAAGGTCTCTCAGGCCTTCTTGCTCCCATTCTGTGTTTGGAAATGTCTTTGCTGTGAAGCAGAGTTCAGCTTCAGTTAACTGGCTTTCAGCTTCTGACCTTGCCTTTGCTTGTTCTTCCATTTCTTCAGTAAAAGTCAGGTTTCTCAAGCCCAGTTCATTGGCATCTCTGTCTTGTATATCCAGCTTATGCTCTGCTGACCTCCTCTGTATTTCTTCACCTTTTGAAGTGTATGTCGATTCATATGCATTTGCTTTCAAATAAGCCTGAGTTTCGAGAAGTTCTTCCACAGCGTTTGGCTTGTGAAGCTTTTCTACATTTCCATACAGTTCCATGTTCTGACCCTCTTTTTCTTCACTTAATTCAGTGACAGAAGATATTTGAAAAGGAAACTTGGAGGCATCGGTGCAAGGGAACACTTTTAGTGCTGGATCCTGAATAACACCAAACAACTCGTCAATAGCATTGCTTTCAGTTTTTAAGACATCTGAAGTCTCAAAGCCTGAAAGCAAGCTAGCATCAGTACCATGTTTAGGGCTCATTTCAGCAATGCTTTTCACTGAATCCACTACAGcatcaagtgatattttaacTGCTTTGCTATCCTGAACATCCTCCTCTCCTTCAGTCTTTTCTTCAATTCCCATCAGTGTTCCTCTCTCGCCTGCTCGCCCACTGCCTGGACGAGAAGAAACCAAGCCATCAGAACCTCTTCTCGGCAAACCTTCCCCACCATCCCAGTCACTGTCTGAAAAGTAGGCAGAATCTCGATAGGGGGTTTCAGTACCCAAGATCCTCCACCCATTGCCTCCACCACTAAGCCATTGATCTCCAGGGGTGAGGCAGTCCATAGAGCTAGAGGTAAGAGGTGACATGGTTGAGTCTGTGGGTGTCATAGTGGACAGGGATTGTTCGGAGTTTGGTTCCCTTGCAAAGGACAGCGGTAACACATCGGTGCTTGCTTCGCCGAGAGATAACATAGAGTCTGTTGCACTGATGCTCTCTTTCAGGCCGTCTGCTTCTTTAGCATCACATCTGGTGCTTATATTAAAATCTGCATCAGTCAAAGTAACTTGCTCATTCGAACTAAACAATGCATCCTTTTGGGAGACCTGAGGAGAGTCCTGGATTTTGCAACTTGGAATAACTTGACCATGTTCTTGTTCTGCTGTGGAAGCAATGGTACCTGATAAACTGGCAGATTCGGGAATATCCACATAAATACACTCTTTCACACCAAGGACTTGTTCTGAATGTTCAAACAAACCatctctttcttctgttctgaaCACCAGTGGATCATGCACATGGATTTCCTCTAACCCCTTACCAATGCTCTCGGTTTTATCAGTCAGGATACTCTTAGGGCTGGTTTCTATCTTTTTACCTGTGATATCCTGTGCCAAGCAATGAACTCTCGACTGCCTCTGTAGTTCTGTGCTAACGTTATGGAGAGGTTCTTCCTTTAAAAGCCCAGCTTGAGGCATGACACCTGAAGGAACAAAGTCAGCAGGGTTTCGTGGCTTAGAATCTGCATCTTCTTTGGCTGGATGAGCATCAGTGGATACATTCTGCTCTTTTCTGAGTTCTGATGCTATTTGCAGAACAGGCATTTCTGGACGCACTGCAACTTTTATTTCACTTCTTTTAGCTCTCTTGGTAACCTGGGCGTAAATAGCTTCTTTTGTATCACTTAAAGGTGTGGGTAACGATTCAAATTTTATCGTTGGTGAGGATATTGGTTCGACGCACACCGACTCGTATTCGGGTGATATTGCTACAGGTGATGGACTTTCTTCCTGTTTGCGTTGTCTCGTTATTATCTCAGTGAGAAATGTCTCGGCTGATTGGATCTCTTTCAGAAACTCCTCTCTGGTCATGTCTTCTTTCTTTGACTCTATGTTCCCAGTGTTTATCTCAGACAGTAGAGAATGAGATGTCTTCATTCCTAGTGTAGACGCATCTTCTGCTTCAGCATAGGTGGATAAGTCTTCAGGACGTGCATAGGGGAAGGGTGTGGTCCCAAAGCGGGATACCGGGATGCCCCCATCGCCATCGTATACGTCTTCACAATCTGATAGTGCAGTGTCAATCTCAGTAAGGAACAAATCCCTCTTTTTAATACCATCTTCTTCTGCGTTCTTACTGGAATCCCACTCTTTTGTGGCCGAATCCAGTTCGGTCAGGAGGGATTGGGAGCGCCGCATCCCTTTAAATCCGCTGTTCTTGTCATTATCCCTGCCCCATGAGGTATTCCCCACGTTGGAGTCCAAAGGTTCGTTGGAGATTTCCGTGAGGAACAGGTGTATGGGTGACTTCTTAGCTGCTGCCACTCGCTCACGGTGCATCTCTGCATCCTCCTCCTTCCAGAGAGCCGGAAGAATTGTGTCGAGACGTGATTGGGTTCGTTTCATTCCTCTGGAGAAGAGTTCCGCTGTAGCAGGATCTGGGTCATCAACCAAGCTGATGTGCTCAATGATAGTACCACTGCTGAGTCTACTTGGAGATACAAAGGGGGAATTATAGTCATCTTCTGAGTATGTTGTGCTGGAGGAGGACTTTCTCTCAATTTCTGGAATCAACTCTGAGTGAAACATTTTGGAATAGGGTGATTCTCTGCCTCCTGGGGACTCGTCCTTGTAGGCTGAGTTGTGCAATGACTGGGAACACGTCATGCTCCTGTCAGCAGTCCGCTTCTCAGAATAGTCACAGCTTAATGGGTCTCTTTCTAAGTGCACCGCAGGGTTGTTTTGTCTGGGGAATGTTTCGCCTGCATAACTGTGGAAGGGATCCTTCTGGGGTCTGTAGTGAGGAGGGAGGGGTGGAGGGCAACTCTGAGGTGGAGGAAAGATGGAGTGTCCAGcagaggatggagggatggatggagaatgtgatggagatggaggcaGCCTCTGGTGTGTCCGATTGAAACCCAGGTGATCAAAGTTGGCTTTTGAGGTTGAACAGCTGCTCATAAACAAGGAATCTGAAGTCTCTGATTTGCTAATGGGATAAGAGGGTACAGGGTAGTGACTTAGGCCATATGAGCGGGCGTATATAGGTGGAGGAACAGGTAGGGGACGTGAGAGTAGATTGCTGCCTGAAGACATGGACATTGATCGAGGTTTTGGTGGCAGGATTGGAACTTGGGAAGTTACAGATCCGGACCGTCTTAGGTTTGGATCTCTTTTAACATCTCCAATATCCACTACTGCATAATCGGTCACTCTGTTACAACTTTCTTTACTGAACTCTACCAGACCGGTGTTTGGTATCAGGACTTGGACTTCACTGGATTTCACAGTCTGGATTGTCTGAGAGGTACCTTGTCCAGCGCTGTTTTGGTAAGTAGGCTTTCCCTTACACAGCGTCCCACTAGGGATCTCCACTAACTCCAAATCACCGGGACTAGTCGAATCTTTTTGCAACATGGATGACTTCCCTTTAAGATTAGTGGATTTGTCCTGCGGAGTGTGTTCCTCCAAGCGAATGTAGTACTCACTGGCTAATGAAGGGCTACGCGCACTAATCACAGGCACGACTGTGGGTGTGTCCAAAGACTGCCGATGACCAGAGATGGGTGTTGGTATTggctgaggaggaggaagtggtTTATAACCCCTCCTACCGTGTGCTTTTTcccaaaaatattcaaaattcaACCCTTTGCTAGTTTCAGTGACTGTGAGGATGTCGTCAAGCTCATGGGATGAAGGAGGGATCGAATTCACAGGGTCCAACAGAGGGAAGGAGTTACCATCCTCTCGGCTGTAACCtctgtctttatgtctgtcacTCGCAGATGACTGGAAAGCACTGGGACGAAGTGAATCCCATCGCCTTTCAAATGACTCTTCGCTTT
The nucleotide sequence above comes from Hemibagrus wyckioides isolate EC202008001 linkage group LG01, SWU_Hwy_1.0, whole genome shotgun sequence. Encoded proteins:
- the lmtk3 gene encoding uncharacterized protein lmtk3 isoform X1, translated to MLTRSWVMLLAGLVSGFLPETARGAPQPEVSFSRDVSLSPPAYVVILVSCSGLVSFILLLLTCLCCKRGSVGFNEFDNTDGEECSSPVPEDSVSSCVSLPEVYTLPLRDRACSALPNGTGSGKQCFRRHTLNYLQEIGNGWFGKVILAEVLCDCSPSQVVVKELKVSASPLEQRKFLAEAEPYRSLHHPNILQCLGQCSESIPYLLVMEFCQLGDLKRYLRAQRKSDGMTPDLLNRDLLTLQRMAYEITSGLLHLHENNYIHSDLALRNCLLTSDLTVRIGDYGLSHNHYKEDYYLTPDKLWIPLRWIAPELLEEFRGELVVTDQTKTSNVWSLGVVIWELFEFGAQPHRHLSDEEVLTFVIKERQITLAQPRLKLSHADYWYEVMQSCWLPPPQRPTVNEIFILLSSLLAAEQGMSRRSVAEDEDEDEYEEAHGRRRRGESEESFERRWDSLRPSAFQSSASDRHKDRGYSREDGNSFPLLDPVNSIPPSSHELDDILTVTETSKGLNFEYFWEKAHGRRGYKPLPPPQPIPTPISGHRQSLDTPTVVPVISARSPSLASEYYIRLEEHTPQDKSTNLKGKSSMLQKDSTSPGDLELVEIPSGTLCKGKPTYQNSAGQGTSQTIQTVKSSEVQVLIPNTGLVEFSKESCNRVTDYAVVDIGDVKRDPNLRRSGSVTSQVPILPPKPRSMSMSSGSNLLSRPLPVPPPIYARSYGLSHYPVPSYPISKSETSDSLFMSSCSTSKANFDHLGFNRTHQRLPPSPSHSPSIPPSSAGHSIFPPPQSCPPPLPPHYRPQKDPFHSYAGETFPRQNNPAVHLERDPLSCDYSEKRTADRSMTCSQSLHNSAYKDESPGGRESPYSKMFHSELIPEIERKSSSSTTYSEDDYNSPFVSPSRLSSGTIIEHISLVDDPDPATAELFSRGMKRTQSRLDTILPALWKEEDAEMHRERVAAAKKSPIHLFLTEISNEPLDSNVGNTSWGRDNDKNSGFKGMRRSQSLLTELDSATKEWDSSKNAEEDGIKKRDLFLTEIDTALSDCEDVYDGDGGIPVSRFGTTPFPYARPEDLSTYAEAEDASTLGMKTSHSLLSEINTGNIESKKEDMTREEFLKEIQSAETFLTEIITRQRKQEESPSPVAISPEYESVCVEPISSPTIKFESLPTPLSDTKEAIYAQVTKRAKRSEIKVAVRPEMPVLQIASELRKEQNVSTDAHPAKEDADSKPRNPADFVPSGVMPQAGLLKEEPLHNVSTELQRQSRVHCLAQDITGKKIETSPKSILTDKTESIGKGLEEIHVHDPLVFRTEERDGLFEHSEQVLGVKECIYVDIPESASLSGTIASTAEQEHGQVIPSCKIQDSPQVSQKDALFSSNEQVTLTDADFNISTRCDAKEADGLKESISATDSMLSLGEASTDVLPLSFAREPNSEQSLSTMTPTDSTMSPLTSSSMDCLTPGDQWLSGGGNGWRILGTETPYRDSAYFSDSDWDGGEGLPRRGSDGLVSSRPGSGRAGERGTLMGIEEKTEGEEDVQDSKAVKISLDAVVDSVKSIAEMSPKHGTDASLLSGFETSDVLKTESNAIDELFGVIQDPALKVFPCTDASKFPFQISSVTELSEEKEGQNMELYGNVEKLHKPNAVEELLETQAYLKANAYESTYTSKGEEIQRRSAEHKLDIQDRDANELGLRNLTFTEEMEEQAKARSEAESQLTEAELCFTAKTFPNTEWEQEGLRDLSQKECFDSFGEDIPKKLNVNSEKLWNALEDADSRSLKEAVICPRLQQDDHQIWTAENDKWTLAENDQWASPEKNPWLITENDRRSPDKIDTREPSVNDQWTSGDDDQWASTENDQWALAENGQTASAKGAEKELASEFFPGFGQNKCTEDVIFGTSHEFWEVENDELAKTEPHPTIMETHESTCTDEKQKHLKHQPTFTTRVAEAPETQRRTDVHQEENNENPDVENGEPEHEANLNLEVDNMENPDQELLAHCNGVGRRSSGDCKVYIQNEADDKLPGDEGNQIVSRLQNIHDVKSEVGESEQLFAESEISEGMKNLTQPHTNHNNNWVTETSETDEVQATNNIVIKPHLTSAHQDTYFSKDAEDHHCQTSNREDIFLQKDRSDSPSCPVLTVNAEAEPCAIHSSNVQCCSPALMSMDISDCAASQHAEVSDCQGPNNFPNTVHHIEIKSGPADQPWMDVTNHEGLLVFSNNADSFNLSPAECSTSTHSKGITANLGQKPSLIAENQTHRVSDCTNEDDLRNSKSHSVISQSSLNSIPELLISEWKDLDEEPLEDFEKLEKLCCISGDEDILGDLLLGNLELLESLKKNHQSLPSTKDDQELSGISDSKTGVELTKEVHGLSDIPVDEENELLLEKKEGVISPALSPCQMSEGAKGQRLLSQMPAKNGLMMQICEEKLQYSLSENVQTNVLWGSTITDSVILHPWAETSAGAASDTANEEASMGAESKDEAIPSSPVLPKSKDAEVETGTWKTTEKAEITPDPPAANQAMKAKLARLSLSLPPLPLSLPLSPGSKGFWDGGESRIGRRRGFSTGSDPEEDEEEEEQEDEASRKVIVITETDVHKRVGLRSLLKSPKEPVDKENRDHGRNVSFFDDVTVYLFDQETPTNELSSGSAPSSPSPFGKPAHFDGHAGASGHKASKNKEHAKSKSALSSSATSASSRFTVSPADDPHLV